The DNA sequence AAACATAACAATAAAAAAGCAGTATGAGGGAGATTAAAAATCGTGTTGGTCATAAACCGCCACAAGCCTGTTTCATTGATTACTGGCGAACGTATGCCTCCACAGAAAATGGAAAAGCATTAGGTGAACGAGTAATCGGGTAAATTAAGTGATTATCACGTTATTCCATATGAAATCTTGCCTGCGTAGTTTCCCTGATGTGCATAACAGCCATGTCCTGCCCCATAAACAGCCTGTAGCGCGTTTCTTACCATCTAAGGCATTTGCTTTTACTGAGCCAGAAGTACGTGGCAAATCGCTTTATGAGCCTCTGGTTAACTCTATCTATCAGCGTCAGGTATGGCAAGTAAAATGATCGGTATATCAGATCGATAATTGCATATTGATAGATGATAGCGATTAAAATAGGTTTATCGATCGGTATTTTAATTGTTTTAATCGATCGAATATGCAAGTTATGATAGTTAATGTCTATCATTATTTCAGTTTTGATCGTTACAAACGATATGACGGCCAGCAGAAATAATTGAAAGCTATCAATTGGTTAATGAGGTGGCTTTGCTCTTATGTGTCTTTCAGAACAAGCTGTAACGGACACCGGTAAACAGTCGCCTCCCTTAAATGACAGCGTTTTTGATTATCAGGATGGATAAGTAGATGAAGAAGATTTTGCTCGTTGCTGGCACGGCACTGGTTCTGGCGGGATGTGGTGAGAAAGGCGACTTTGAGAAGGCTATCAACGCAAAAATATCACAGTCCAACGTGTGCTACTCACTAAAAGACAATGATGTTGTATTCAATAAAGGCTTCCCCAGACGTGTGAACCGTGGTTTTCGCTCTGCCGGATACAGTGCCAGTGATGAAATCCTTAAAGGGCTTGTTGAACAAGGGCTGTTAAAGGTTTCACAAGAATCTAACGGGTTTAACAGTGTTGATGTTCTGGAAGTTACCGATAAAGGTCAGGAAGTCGAGTTTTGGGATCGCAAAGATGGTGCCTGTGTGGGTCATCGTGCTGTCGCTGAGGTTAAAAGCTGGACCGAACCCAGCGAAGGTAATGGCGTTAAAATGACGCAAGTGACCTATACGTGGAAACTCGATGGTGTGCCGGGCTGGGTGGATAAGAAAGCCTTTTCTGGCGTCAAGGGGATGGCTACACCTGAAGAAACCAAAACTGTTCTGGTGAAAACCAATAACGGCTGGTCAGCACAGTAATTTCAGGAAAAGACGCTATGAACACTATCTGGATGTTTTTGATTGCTCTGCTGATGAACATACCATCACTGGCACCGGTACTGTTTCTCCGTAAGATACCAAAGAAGGTTAAGGCATCGTTGGCCCTGAGACTTTTTCTGCTGAACGCCTTCTTGGTACTTTCTATTGTGACGCTATCGCAGAACACCACGCAAAAATACGGACTGTTCCCGTTATGGCTGATGTTAGCTGCTATCGGGCTGTTTATGGTCACACTGGTGCCAACGATAAAATTTATACGTAAGCATTTGACCGTAGGTAAAAGTAGGGTTGTTATCCTCTCATCATTCCTGATTGTCTATGCCGTCAGATTTCATAGCGTATTTTCAAATGTGAGTGGCAGCGGATACACGCTTAATGGATTCAATGTGGTATGGACGTTGTGCTTCCTGTTTGCCTGTCTGCTGGCTTATCTCGGTTGTGCTGGGAGTAAAACATATTCTGGTTATTCTGCATCGTCATATGCACCGCAGTCGGATTATTTTAAACCGACTAAAGAATATGAGATGCAATCACAAATTGACTACGATATTGCTGTGAAGGGGCGGAGTGTTTTGCTTGATGCAAATCTGAATATTGTTGAACGGCAGCGATATCAGGATGCTTTAGATCAGAGAAACCCCACTAACGAATAAATTAAAAAATGGAAGACAGTTTTTTGCCTTCCATTTTTTCTGCTTATTATTGATACATATATAATTTTTTTTCTAAAAATGATGGTTTCTCACCTAGTGACGTTACCTCTTGAAGGTGTACTTTTGTTTTTTTAGTATTAAATAGATGGTCACCTCTGTTCATAGATAATTCTATCAGAGCACTTT is a window from the Dickeya lacustris genome containing:
- a CDS encoding membrane lipoprotein lipid attachment site-containing protein — encoded protein: MKKILLVAGTALVLAGCGEKGDFEKAINAKISQSNVCYSLKDNDVVFNKGFPRRVNRGFRSAGYSASDEILKGLVEQGLLKVSQESNGFNSVDVLEVTDKGQEVEFWDRKDGACVGHRAVAEVKSWTEPSEGNGVKMTQVTYTWKLDGVPGWVDKKAFSGVKGMATPEETKTVLVKTNNGWSAQ